In Carya illinoinensis cultivar Pawnee chromosome 9, C.illinoinensisPawnee_v1, whole genome shotgun sequence, the following are encoded in one genomic region:
- the LOC122275466 gene encoding probable membrane-associated kinase regulator 4, whose product MEVCDSGSHDMATNQPSYYNHADEDYIDMELSSSSNFFCYSISSPPQTREFEFQMTSISLEKEPTTSAADELFYRGKLLPLHLPPRLQMVRKILESSSSTTNEHDKTAHEEEGLEENYGNPLIISSSTTPTNTSTPLESCNISPSESCRVSTELNPGEYFFQWPTETGGFINGDRPKRSWSKKLKQIKQFAMGQKLKASRSYLKSLFSKSGCSNESSCAKAAACNVEAKVPSKGEDCLQQFTKEAKKNPFDRYQISTTLMKSIEREMLEESVTSHRRSFSGVIQRHSATKSSSSSTSSSGSSSFSFGSSGFYDLQLLKRSCSANSETEGSIEEAIAHCKQSQRLYGSPRVASEAGVCSQLFASRSAVCGDINEQIRGFCSI is encoded by the coding sequence atggaggTTTGTGACAGTGGTTCACATGACATGGCTACAAACCAACCTTCATATTATAACCATGCAGATGAGGATTATATTGATATGGAGCTGAGCTCTTCTTCCAACTTCTTCTGTTACTCAATCAGTTCTCCCCCACAAACCAGAGAATTTGAGTTTCAAATGACTTCAATTTCACTTGAAAAAGAACCCACAACTTCTGCAGCAGATGAGCTTTTCTACAGAGGAAAACTCCTTCCTCTTCATCTCCCTCCTCGCTTGCAAATGGTTAGAAAAATCCTCGAGAGTTCTTCCAGCACTACAAATGAACATGATAAAACTGCTCATGAAGAAGAAGGCTTGGAAGAAAATTATGGCAATCCTTTGATCATCAGTAGCTCCACCACACCTACTAATACCAGTACCCCACTTGAATCCTGCAACATTTCACCATCGGAGTCTTGCCGGGTTAGCACTGAACTAAATCCAGGTGAGTATTTCTTCCAATGGCCAACTGAAACGGGTGGATTCATTAATGGTGATCGTCCAAAGAGGTCTTGGTCCAAAAAGCTGAAGCAAATCAAGCAATTCGCAATGGGTCAAAAGCTCAAGGCTTCAAGATCATATCTCAAGTCTTTGTTCAGCAAATCTGGTTGTTCAAATGAATCCTCATGTGCCAAGGCAGCAGCTTGCAATGTTGAAGCAAAAGTTCCCTCAAAGGGAGAGGACTGTCTGCAACAGTTCACGAAGGAAGCCAAGAAAAACCCATTTGACAGATACCAGATATCAACGACTTTGATGAAGAGCATTGAAAGAGAGATGCTGGAGGAAAGTGTTACTAGCCACAGGAGGTCATTTTCTGGGGTGATTCAACGGCATTCTGCGACGAAGTCTTCATCTTCGTCTACATCTTCATCTGGCtcttcatctttttcatttggTTCAAGTGGTTTTTACGATTTGCAGCTGCTCAAGAGGAGTTGCAGCGCAAATTCAGAGACAGAGGGTTCGATAGAGGAAGCAATCGCTCACTGTAAACAGTCTCAACGGCTGTATGGTTCTCCAAGGGTAGCCAGTGAAGCTGGGGTTTGTTCACAGTTGTTTGCTTCAAGGTCTGCAGTTTGTGGGGATATTAATGAACAAATAAGAGGATTTTGCAGCATCTGA
- the LOC122276679 gene encoding ankyrin repeat-containing protein At5g02620-like, with protein sequence MEAPERQQRLGGKKMTKQLTGKRDDTPLHMAARLGNLELAKEILANDGDAELKQLLSKQNQSGETALYVAAENGCVDLVKELIKHYDVGLAGTKARNGYDAFHVAAKQGELEILKVLTDAIPELSMTVDLTNTTALHTAAAQGHIEVVNFLLDKGSCLATIARSNGKTALHSAARHGYLEILKALLSKEPGITTRTDKKGQTSLHMAVKGQNVELVDELVKSGPLTNMIDSKGNTALHIATRKGRLQIVHKLVQCEGMDKIAINKSGETALDTAEKAGHSEIAAILREHGVQSASSIKAPTANTARELKQTVSDIKHGVHNQLEHTRQTRKRVQGIAKRLNKMHSEGLNNAITSTTVVAVLIATVAFAAIFNIPGQFEDDPKNLPPDYSPGEARIAPTTEFMIFIIFDSTALFISLAVVVVQTSIVVIERKAKKQMMAIINKLMWLACVLVSVAYLALSYLVVGKNHRGLAVGVTAVGTVIMATTLGTMCYWVIVHRMEASKLRSIRRSSMSSTRSQSRSMSAVMSDSEILSTVYAI encoded by the exons ATGGAAGCTCCGGAGAGGCAACAAAGATTGGGTGGGAAGAAGATGACCAAGCAGTTGACCGGAAAACGGGATGACACGCCGCTGCATATGGCGGCGAGATTGGGGAATTTAGAATTGGCTAAGGAGATATTGGCAAACGATGGGGATGCAGAGTTGAAGCAATTGTTGTCCAAGCAGAACCAATCGGGTGAAACTGCCCTATATGTTGCTGCTGAGAACGGTTGCGTCGATTTAGTTAAGGAGTTGATAAAGCACTATGACGTTGGATTGGCTGGTACAAAAGCTAGAAATGGCTACGATGCATTCCATGTTGCTGCGAAGCAAGGGGAATTGG AGATATTGAAGGTCCTCACTGATGCCATTCCCGAACTCTCAATGACCGTTGATCTAACCAACACTACTGCATTACATACTGCTGCAGCACAAGGCCATATTGAAGTAGTAAATTTCCTCTTGGATAAAGGAAGTTGCTTGGCCACCATAGCCAGAAGTAATGGGAAAACTGCCTTGCATTCAGCTGCAAGGCATGGGTATTTGGAGATTCTCAAGGCCCTTTTGAGCAAAGAACCTGGAATCACTACAAGAACTGATAAGAAGGGGCAGACATCTCTCCACATGGCAGTTAAGGGACAGAACGTGGAGCTTGTGGATGAGCTGGTGAAGTCAGGTCCTTTGACAAACATGATTGATTCCAAGGGCAACACTGCATTGCATATAGCAACAAGGAAGGGTCGACTGCAG ATTGTTCACAAGCTTGTCCAATGTGAGGGCATGGACAAGATTGCCATTAACAAATCCGGAGAAACTGCTCTCGACACTGCTGAGAAAGCAGGGCACTCTGAGATTGCTGCTATCCTGCGAGAGCATGGAGTTCAAAGTGCAAGTTCAATCAAAGCACCAACTGCAAACACGGCCAGAGAGCTGAAGCAAACCGTAAGCGACATAAAACATGGGGTGCATAATCAGCTAGAGCACACGCGACAAACAAGAAAGCGTGTGCAAGGCATAGCGAAGCGGCTTAACAAAATGCACTCAGAGGGGCTTAACAACGCAATCACCTCAACCACTGTTGTTGCCGTCCTGATTGCCACCGTTGCCTTTGCTGCCATCTTTAACATCCCAGGGCAATTTGAGGATGACCCAAAAAATCTTCCTCCTGACTATTCGCCCGGTGAAGCACGCATCGCTCCCACAACCGAGTTTATGATATTCATCATCTTTGACTCTACAGCCCTCTTCATATCATTGGCTGTGGTGGTAGTTCAAACTTCAATTGTAGTAATAGAGAGGAAGGCCAAAAAGCAAATGATGGCAATTATAAACAAGCTAATGTGGTTGGCTTGTGTGCTGGTTTCAGTGGCCTATCTTGCCTTGTCATATCTTGTGGTGGGAAAAAACCATAGGGGCTTGGCTGTCGGAGTAACGGCTGTTGGGACGGTGATCATGGCAACTACATTGGGGACAATGTGTTACTGGGTGATTGTGCACAGGATGGAGGCTTCTAAACTGCGCAGCATTAGGAGGTCTTCCATGAGCAGTACTAGGTCACAATCACGGTCTATGTCTGCTGTAATGTCGGATTCCGAGATTCTAAGCACAGTCTATGCAATTTGA